Proteins from a genomic interval of Candidatus Schekmanbacteria bacterium:
- a CDS encoding transcriptional regulator, translating into MKKKEEIDLSDSQCQTHLIDKDKVEKASRKMLLDTEVIELAELYRALGDATRVKILYALSLGEFCVCDISSLLGMSPSAISHQLRILRSLRLVKNRRKGRIIYYSLDDEHVLNLFEEGLKHIEHD; encoded by the coding sequence ATAAAAAAGAAAGAAGAAATAGATTTGTCTGATTCCCAATGCCAAACTCATCTTATCGATAAGGATAAGGTGGAAAAGGCTTCGAGAAAGATGCTTCTTGATACAGAAGTGATAGAATTGGCTGAATTGTATCGGGCATTGGGAGATGCGACAAGGGTTAAGATTCTTTATGCCCTATCCCTTGGAGAGTTTTGTGTATGTGATATTTCAAGCCTTCTTGGTATGAGCCCTTCTGCTATATCTCATCAATTGAGAATTTTGAGGTCATTGAGACTGGTTAAAAATAGACGAAAAGGGAGAATCATTTATTATTCTTTGGATGATGAACATGTTTTGAATCTTTTTGAAGAAGGATTGAAGCATATAGAACACGATTAA